In Podarcis raffonei isolate rPodRaf1 chromosome 8, rPodRaf1.pri, whole genome shotgun sequence, the genomic window TGCCCCAATGGAACTGTTATTCCATCACAACAGCCACCCATTATCTGGAGTAGCGCTTACATTGAGATACAACAGGTGCCTAACATCTGCGTTTTCTGAAACAAATGAAGACCTTTTTGTTCCGGCTGGTTTTCCCAGGGTGAATGGGTCTTTGCCACAGGTATCAGTCTTAAGTATagtttcagttttgttttaaatgcattttctggTTTTGAATGGCCATTCATGTACATCGCCTTGAGACACTTCAGGTGGTTAACAAATCACTGACTAAtaatctgtatgcaaagcagattctctaccactgaacttATGCCTGGAAGCAATATTGTGTGATAACCGTTTCATTCATCCCCTCCTTGTCGGCATCTAGCTGGCCTCTTGGGGAGGGAGAGACTGAACGGgaccctggactagatgggccctttcGATTTGCATCAGCAAAGTTCTTACATTCTAACGGAGTGTTCTACCCCTCCTTTGCCAACTGctagcagaacatctgctttgcacgcagaaggtataattatacaattctgtgatgctatgaattcctggcatctcccagtagggctgggagagaaccttgcagaggtgctgccagtcagtgtgcagtgtttctcaactttgggtccccagatgtagttggactacaactcccatcatccctgcccactggtcccgctagctagagatgatgggagttgcagcccaacaacagctggagacccaagtttgagaaatactTGTGTAGAGAAtgggcccaatggtctgactctgcatttgtaagaattcGGTTGCTCAttatggcagcacctacactttgggacTCCTGCCTTCTGAGATTGAGCCTTTACTTTATTCAATGTCtgataaaaacattcttgtttagaccaACCTACCCAGAcgcttagaaagctgaggtaaCTTTAAACTGTTTTACTATTTTAacctttgtatgttttaaagggaagctgtaaatttttattgattttgttctatctttttgcaaaccgctttgaggtcttaaaaaaaataatcattcaagctatgtataaatttcatgaaataaataaaagccgtTTTGCAGACTGATCTGCCTTTGGGATCTGCCAAATGCACTGAGGAGGAAACCCACAAAGCAAGACTATTTAGatcataacaaaaaaaaaaaattctttccagtagcaccttaaagaccaactaagttagttcttggtatgagctttcgtgtgcatgcacacttcttcagatgatcTTCagattgtatctgaagaagtgtgcatgcacacgaaagttcataccaagaactaacttagttggtctttaaggtgctactggaaagaaaaaaatttttttgttttgactatggcagaccaacacgactaCCTTTCTGTAtttagagcatagtgctgatagtgccaaggttgcaggtttgagccccatatgGGACATCAGCTTATTCCTACACtgcaggactagatgatcctcagggtcccttccaagtctataattctatgattgttTAGTACTGTTTACTCTGCTTGTCACGGCCAAGAGGTGGCCAGGGCCCTCAAATCTCATCCACTAACCCCTGCAAATGATTTTGTTGTTTTGCCAGACACACCTCTTCTTAGGCATCCTCGGACATTCATATATACAACATACCAAGACCTagaaacttttttatttatttatttaccagaaAGCTGAATTTTGCACCTTTTTAGTGGGAGGAGGTAGATCAGCAGGCAGGTGCGTAGATGGaaaacttcccttccctctcatCAGTCCATTAACATTCCTCTGCCAAAGTGGTCCAGAAGGAAAGCCTTTCCCCCAATAAAGTATATCACAAGGCAGTGACTGTGCACACCAAGGAAGCATTAAATCTGGCCAAgggatggagaaagaaagaactgAATTTTTAAAGATGGGAGCAGGATGGTTGGATGATGATAAATGCCCAACTGGCAGCAAAGGCAGTGgacagggatcatgggagttgcagtcctgcAAAGGCTCCCATCTCACGTTACTGGAAGTACCTCGCCTAGCAGGTGTCACAACACTTATGTCGAGTCAGGCTGTGAGCTAGGCcatggggtggggaagctgcagCCCTCCACGTGGAAgtggctccagctcccatcatccctgcccactggtcatTCTGGCAGGGGTTGAGGAGGGTCCAAGAGCATCTGGCGGGCCACACGTCACCAAACCTGAAGAAGGCTGTGGCTCTATCATGTTGCAAGCTGAGACAGAGCCTGTGTCTGCTCGCTTCTCCTGTCCTTCATCCTGGCACTGCCTTCTGAGCTGGTAGCGAGAGCCCCACACATTGCTCTTCATTCATTCCGAGCTGAACTTGCTTCTTCCTGAGCAGCCCTCTCAGCCTGCTGGGCTTGTGCTTTCCTCACTCTTTCGGCGTTTGTGATGGTCATCGGATGCAGGGGGAGGAATCCAGAAAGCCCTGGGCGGgggaaagaaaaagcactttgTTGTTACTGTCTATACTCTTCacggcaggggtgggggaacctctCTCAGCCTGATGGGTCACATTCGCTTCCGGTCAACCTTCCGGGGGCATGTATAAATGGTGCGTGAGGCCAGatgcaaaagcagctggagaaattTGTGTAGTTACTACCTTTGCACAATAGGCTGCTTTCCCTATCCTCCATCCCGGAAGCTAAgcaaagaggcattatcagagttcaagccaGACACCTGAGAGAGTGAAGCAGGAGCAGTGAGGAGATGTGGCTTAGGCagaattctgagggccagatatagagggctggagggccacatttggtccctggTTCTGAAGCTCTCCTTCCCTGCATTATCTCTCGAGGTCAACTGTCTAAAGCAAAGCACGGTGGGGAGAGCCAGGACACACAAAATCTGAAGTTCATCGCCTTCAGAAAATGTACTGACTATTTCGCAGTCATATGTCAGGGGTGCGTGCTGCTGttaagactacaactctcatctgaCCCAAGCCAATAGTTAGGGACACTGGGAGTCCAAAAAGATACAGCTTCCCCAACCCTAGGCTTAAGCGGAAAGCTGTGAAAGAACTGATTGCCTGGTTGTCCATGACATCAGGAAGCACACTGTGCTTTCCGTTCCACTTGTTCCCCCGGACAAATTTTCAGCTTAAAAATAAACGGAAGGATTAAGAAAAAAAATTCCTGTATTGAAGGTAGTTGAATTGGAGGAGCCCTGGGGCCCTTTATACCCTCTATGATTTTacgaatcatcatcatcaggaaCTGCCTAGGTTCAATGGATAACTGTACAATAAACAGAATTTTAttcagcaaaaaaaccccataggGATAGGTTATAATAATGCAGGAGTTTGGCATGGTGGGGAAACCATTAATAGCATAAACCACATTTAATTTTTGTATAAATACTTTGTTCAACAAGCAAAATGTCAATCTAAGTAAGGGAATGCAGAAAGCGACAACAAAATAGGAGCAACattttttttcccccaaaagaaGGAAACCGGGTGGCATTTACCCAGAAGTTTCTCGACGGGCTTGGTGAGGTGGGCGCCATTGGCAATCCAGTATTTTAGCCGCTCGAAATTCACACCAACGATCCTCTCGTTGTGGTCGTTGGGAAGCGGGTCGTAGCACCCAATCTGCTCCAAGTGCTTCCCGTCCCGGGCTCGCTTGTTCTGTGCGGCCACGATCCGAAAGTAAGGCCTGTTGGCACAGCCACCCATAGCAAAGCGGATGACGGTATGCGCATTGTAGTACTTTTTCAGGAGGCAGTGCCCTGGAAGGGAGACCGTGCAAAGCCAACgtcaacagaaaccctgcattTATTGAAGATTTCCCTCCAGTGGT contains:
- the MRPS16 gene encoding 28S ribosomal protein S16, mitochondrial, producing MVQLGHCLLKKYYNAHTVIRFAMGGCANRPYFRIVAAQNKRARDGKHLEQIGCYDPLPNDHNERIVGVNFERLKYWIANGAHLTKPVEKLLGLSGFLPLHPMTITNAERVRKAQAQQAERAAQEEASSARNE